From Thermogladius calderae 1633, a single genomic window includes:
- a CDS encoding PhoH family protein, with product MGELFKSLKPQTPGQEEMQIALSNKKYEIVGLFGPTGSGKSLFSLLYGVDAVLSGEYRRFVISRPVVDVTTGRELSMVELGEMYYDVASNYMGDVLSGYIEVEKIKELIKQGRIVIADTHYLRGRTFDDSIIFLDDVHSVSVESAVELITRIGRNSRLIVAGDPVFQREHGSKDSASLLREVLLGEESARVVDLGLKDIVRPGARRGVKLILETKLRTRKLKDSEKMIIDATKIRAPDAEVITAVEFIDEKKSVGLKTETLPDALIVVKEGYIGRLIGKGGERITAVESDTGLKLRAVELTLDLKPLVRSIHPIGWIHKHIIDADFAGPDLLVKVSSDAYPAFVGQKGSHVRFIDAVMRRLMGVGVRVIEVEAPKERRGEERKSGK from the coding sequence ATGGGTGAGTTGTTCAAGAGCTTGAAACCCCAGACGCCGGGCCAGGAGGAGATGCAGATAGCGCTGTCCAACAAGAAGTACGAGATCGTAGGGCTCTTCGGACCGACAGGGTCTGGTAAAAGCCTCTTCAGCCTGCTCTACGGTGTAGACGCCGTGCTTAGCGGGGAGTACAGGAGGTTCGTTATCTCGAGGCCCGTAGTCGACGTAACGACTGGACGGGAGCTCTCGATGGTCGAGCTTGGAGAGATGTACTACGATGTCGCCTCGAACTACATGGGCGACGTCTTGTCGGGCTATATCGAAGTAGAGAAGATAAAGGAGCTGATCAAGCAGGGCAGGATCGTCATAGCCGACACCCACTACTTGAGGGGTAGGACGTTCGACGACTCGATCATATTCCTAGACGACGTCCACAGCGTGTCAGTCGAGAGCGCTGTGGAGCTGATAACTAGGATAGGCAGGAACAGTCGTCTCATCGTGGCCGGAGACCCGGTCTTCCAGAGAGAGCACGGTAGTAAAGATAGCGCGTCGCTACTGAGAGAGGTGCTCCTGGGCGAAGAGTCGGCGAGAGTAGTCGACCTCGGGCTCAAAGACATAGTCAGGCCCGGCGCGCGCAGAGGGGTGAAGCTGATACTAGAGACCAAGCTGAGGACGAGGAAGCTGAAGGACAGCGAGAAGATGATCATCGACGCCACAAAGATCAGGGCCCCCGACGCCGAGGTGATCACCGCTGTCGAGTTCATCGACGAGAAGAAGTCTGTTGGGCTAAAGACGGAGACCCTGCCCGACGCACTCATAGTAGTCAAAGAAGGCTACATCGGGAGGTTGATAGGGAAGGGTGGTGAGAGGATAACCGCTGTCGAGAGCGATACAGGCCTTAAACTCCGCGCCGTGGAGCTGACTCTGGACCTGAAGCCGCTGGTGAGGTCGATACACCCCATTGGCTGGATCCACAAGCACATCATCGACGCCGACTTCGCGGGCCCAGACCTCCTAGTCAAGGTGAGCTCGGACGCCTACCCTGCCTTCGTGGGACAGAAGGGAAGCCACGTCAGGTTCATCGACGCGGTTATGAGGAGGCTAATGGGGGTCGGGGTCAGAGTCATAGAGGTCGAGGCCCCTAAAGAGAGGCGTGGAGAGGAGAGGAAGAGCGGTAAGTAG
- the pcn gene encoding proliferating cell nuclear antigen (pcna) — MVYPEARYFKEIVDALSKIVDEVAFQFQQDKLRITAMDISNIALIDIELPAEAFSEYNVEAPLNIGVSVSNLDKLFKKAKKGDRLNIEGDEEYVELTLVSATKRLYKFRNLDVKPPEISLANLEFKVDARLIAGGLKEAVKDVESVSEKIEFEATEEELIVRGKGTGTVEAKYQVGSPALVSLEVKERSKASYQVSYVSSVIGLSKISDTIAVRFSTDSPLQLEFSLGVGKIVYLLAPAL, encoded by the coding sequence GTGGTTTACCCGGAGGCCAGGTACTTCAAGGAGATTGTAGACGCTTTGAGTAAGATAGTCGATGAAGTGGCTTTCCAGTTTCAACAAGATAAGCTCAGGATCACGGCAATGGACATAAGCAATATCGCGCTGATAGACATAGAGTTGCCCGCGGAAGCATTCAGCGAGTACAACGTAGAGGCCCCACTCAACATTGGAGTCTCGGTGTCCAACCTGGACAAGCTGTTCAAAAAGGCGAAGAAAGGGGACAGGCTCAACATCGAAGGCGACGAGGAGTACGTCGAGCTGACGCTAGTCTCTGCGACGAAGAGGCTCTACAAGTTCAGGAACCTCGACGTTAAGCCGCCCGAGATATCTCTCGCGAACCTGGAGTTTAAAGTGGACGCCAGGCTTATAGCGGGCGGCCTCAAGGAGGCAGTTAAAGACGTGGAAAGCGTCTCGGAGAAGATAGAGTTCGAGGCAACCGAGGAGGAGCTAATAGTGAGGGGGAAGGGCACCGGGACCGTCGAGGCCAAGTACCAAGTCGGGTCACCTGCTCTCGTGTCCCTCGAGGTAAAGGAGAGGAGCAAGGCTAGCTACCAAGTCTCCTACGTCTCCTCGGTGATCGGGCTCAGCAAAATATCCGACACAATAGCCGTCAGGTTCAGTACCGACTCCCCACTCCAGCTAGAGTTCTCACTTGGGGTAGGGAAGATAGTGTACCTACTAGCCCCCGCACTGTAG
- a CDS encoding dihydroneopterin aldolase family protein produces MTDRAAKYFTTKATERDRAVFEAGLALGMVVHQFTGIPLRSNEDAEMLERLIERSILSQPYRTRAKVAIKRRFDHKPEDPYDYSTLKTSDLDVLVEVRYGRFVVRARLRRVEELDFNLAYIEDIEEV; encoded by the coding sequence ATGACTGACCGGGCAGCCAAGTACTTCACCACCAAGGCGACGGAGAGAGACCGTGCGGTGTTCGAAGCAGGCCTTGCACTGGGCATGGTGGTCCACCAGTTTACGGGTATACCACTGAGGAGCAACGAGGACGCAGAGATGCTGGAAAGGCTGATCGAGAGGTCGATCTTGTCGCAGCCGTACAGGACAAGGGCGAAAGTCGCGATAAAGAGGAGGTTCGACCACAAGCCCGAAGACCCCTACGACTATAGCACCCTTAAGACAAGCGACCTCGACGTCCTAGTAGAGGTGAGGTACGGTAGGTTCGTGGTAAGGGCCAGGCTTAGGCGTGTTGAAGAGCTCGACTTCAACCTCGCCTACATCGAGGACATCGAGGAGGTGTGA
- a CDS encoding flavoprotein, translating into MKGVAWAITGSGVFINESLQAIRALRSRNVPVTVFVSRAGEEVLKMYGMIRLLEELVRGEYPNEVVYERDEGHSFPKTGRLYKGVYSFVVVSPATTNTVAKIVHGIADSLVSNLVSHAIKTGTPVLVVPSDLVETTSRIPLLVDRDVCESCSSCVASTACPTGAMSRDQVFKVRVDLLKCVLCGLCVEACPYGAIKLNVEIRVNPHPYYVGIINRLTEIPGVRVLENPNRVLDVLRERGVYA; encoded by the coding sequence TTGAAGGGCGTAGCGTGGGCTATAACCGGGTCCGGGGTCTTCATCAACGAGTCGCTACAAGCCATACGGGCCCTCAGGAGTAGGAACGTCCCGGTTACCGTGTTCGTCTCGAGGGCAGGCGAAGAGGTCTTGAAGATGTACGGTATGATCAGGTTGCTAGAGGAGCTCGTGCGTGGCGAGTACCCGAACGAGGTAGTGTACGAGAGGGACGAGGGTCACAGCTTCCCGAAGACCGGTAGGTTGTACAAGGGTGTGTACAGCTTCGTGGTAGTTTCCCCGGCTACGACCAACACGGTGGCTAAGATAGTCCACGGGATAGCGGACTCGCTGGTGTCGAACCTCGTAAGCCACGCGATAAAGACGGGTACGCCTGTTCTCGTGGTCCCCTCTGACCTGGTTGAGACGACCTCGAGGATACCACTACTAGTAGACCGAGACGTGTGCGAGTCCTGCAGTAGTTGCGTCGCAAGCACGGCCTGCCCCACAGGGGCAATGAGTAGAGACCAAGTGTTCAAAGTACGGGTAGACTTGTTGAAGTGCGTCCTATGCGGTTTGTGCGTTGAAGCGTGCCCGTACGGTGCTATAAAGTTGAACGTCGAGATAAGGGTCAATCCCCACCCCTACTACGTGGGTATCATAAACAGGTTAACCGAGATACCGGGTGTGAGAGTCCTCGAGAACCCAAACCGCGTTCTCGACGTTCTCAGGGAGAGAGGTGTCTACGCTTGA